A single genomic interval of Streptomyces sp. BA2 harbors:
- a CDS encoding TetR family transcriptional regulator has protein sequence MPSQSPQSPHPSLTERRKAATQLDIARAAAELFAERGPDGTTAEEIAGRAGVALRTFYRYFRNKQDAVAPLLAGGAAEWRAHLADLDPAAGMPTALERSIADALTAADDRAAESLEWTRGLLRAAQGDPALRAVWYRVNQESEEQLVPVLARLAGDDADELDVRLAAAAATDAIRLALESWAATDAPTEGPGSPAVLAVRCLRELTGGLRLLAARQGDA, from the coding sequence ATGCCCTCGCAGTCACCGCAGTCACCGCACCCGTCGCTGACCGAGCGCCGCAAAGCGGCCACGCAGCTCGACATCGCCCGCGCCGCGGCCGAGCTCTTCGCCGAGCGCGGCCCGGACGGCACCACGGCCGAGGAGATCGCGGGCCGGGCCGGAGTGGCGCTGCGCACCTTCTACCGGTACTTCCGCAACAAGCAGGACGCGGTCGCCCCGCTGCTCGCGGGAGGCGCCGCCGAGTGGCGGGCCCACCTGGCGGATCTCGACCCGGCCGCCGGGATGCCCACTGCCCTGGAGCGGTCCATCGCAGACGCGCTGACCGCGGCGGACGACCGCGCGGCCGAGTCCTTGGAGTGGACCCGCGGCCTGCTGCGCGCCGCGCAGGGCGACCCGGCGCTGCGCGCCGTCTGGTACCGCGTGAACCAGGAGTCCGAGGAGCAGCTCGTGCCCGTGCTCGCCCGCCTGGCCGGGGACGACGCCGACGAACTGGACGTACGCCTCGCGGCCGCGGCCGCCACGGACGCCATCCGCCTGGCCCTGGAGTCCTGGGCCGCCACGGACGCGCCCACCGAGGGGCCCGGCTCCCCCGCCGTCCTCGCGGTGCGCTGCCTGCGCGAACTGACGGGTGGGCTGCGGCTCCTGGCCGCCAGGCAGGGCGATGCCTGA
- a CDS encoding PP2C family protein-serine/threonine phosphatase, whose protein sequence is MFRVAAASRRDREEPGWLRGAPPPPWVRWPPPVLLVVICVIQLATPEAVDLSFLLAAVPPLAALSYGASITALFGGTVVLLLYVPGFGLGRPGDSDVLTVAFVALLSIMFAWVRSRRDAQLVTVRTVAEAAQFAVLPPLPERVGPVRCAGLYRAAQGGTLVGGDLFDVRKVPSGVRALVGDVQGHGLAAVGTVAALLGAFREAVLDKPDLEGVAARLDRRLVVDSEEAEHAELFATAVLLEFRVDAPELRIVSCGHPPPLLLRGGAVEELAVAPGAPLGLGIAGVAPPEEVTVGLKPGDRLLVVTDGVTEARDGSGAFYPLAERLAVLSADLRDDPAALTSAVWRDLVRFSGGVGDDVALLAFSLELGPDAPLDPEP, encoded by the coding sequence ATGTTCAGGGTCGCTGCTGCCAGCCGGCGTGACAGGGAGGAACCCGGCTGGCTGCGCGGCGCGCCGCCACCCCCCTGGGTGCGCTGGCCTCCGCCCGTGCTCCTGGTCGTCATCTGCGTCATCCAACTGGCCACTCCGGAGGCGGTCGACCTCAGCTTCCTGCTCGCCGCCGTGCCACCGCTGGCCGCCCTGTCGTACGGCGCCTCGATCACGGCGCTCTTCGGCGGCACCGTGGTGCTGTTGCTCTATGTGCCCGGCTTCGGGCTCGGCCGCCCCGGGGACAGCGATGTGCTGACGGTCGCCTTCGTGGCGCTCCTGAGCATCATGTTCGCCTGGGTACGCAGCCGGCGCGACGCCCAGCTCGTCACCGTCCGCACCGTCGCGGAGGCCGCCCAGTTCGCCGTCCTGCCGCCACTGCCGGAGCGCGTGGGCCCGGTGCGCTGCGCGGGCCTCTACCGCGCGGCACAGGGCGGAACGCTGGTCGGCGGTGATCTCTTCGACGTGCGCAAGGTCCCCAGTGGCGTACGGGCGCTGGTCGGCGACGTGCAAGGGCACGGCCTGGCTGCCGTCGGCACGGTCGCCGCGCTGCTCGGCGCCTTCCGGGAGGCGGTGCTCGACAAGCCCGACCTGGAGGGGGTCGCCGCCCGGCTCGACCGGCGCCTGGTGGTCGACTCCGAAGAGGCCGAACACGCCGAACTCTTCGCCACCGCCGTGCTCCTCGAATTCCGGGTCGACGCCCCAGAGCTGCGGATCGTCTCCTGCGGCCATCCGCCCCCGCTGCTGCTGCGCGGCGGGGCCGTCGAGGAGCTCGCCGTGGCACCGGGGGCTCCGCTCGGCCTGGGAATCGCGGGTGTCGCACCGCCCGAAGAGGTGACCGTGGGCCTGAAGCCCGGCGACCGGCTGCTCGTGGTGACCGACGGGGTGACCGAGGCGCGGGACGGGTCCGGCGCCTTCTACCCGCTGGCCGAGCGTCTTGCGGTGCTCAGCGCCGACCTGCGCGACGATCCGGCGGCGCTGACGTCCGCGGTCTGGAGGGACCTGGTGCGGTTCTCCGGCGGGGTCGGGGACGACGTGGCCCTGCTGGCGTTCTCGCTGGAGCTGGGGCCGGACGCGCCGCTGGATCCGGAGCCGTAG